One genomic region from Leifsonia poae encodes:
- a CDS encoding ABC transporter ATP-binding protein, producing the protein MTATATPTSIAPAVHVEGLTKRFGSFTAVDDISFTVKPNKIYGLLGRNGAGKTTIMQLLTGQDFATAGEVRVFGERPVENARILQNICFIKESQRYPDDFRPKHVFRSAPWFFENWDSDFAERLIDDFRLPVDRRIKKLSRGQLSAVGVIVGLAARAPLTFFDEPYLGLDAVARQIFYDRLLEDFSEHPRTVILSTHLIDEVANLLEHVLVVDQGRILMDEDAEEMRGSATTVVGQRAAVEAFVAGHDVLHRDGIGGLASVTVGTLNPAQRAEAVAAGLELSPVSLQQLIVRRTNVQATEFEQSA; encoded by the coding sequence ATGACCGCCACCGCCACGCCGACCTCGATCGCACCGGCCGTGCACGTCGAAGGGCTCACCAAACGTTTCGGATCGTTCACCGCCGTCGACGACATCAGTTTCACCGTCAAGCCGAACAAGATCTACGGGCTGCTCGGCCGCAACGGAGCCGGCAAGACCACAATCATGCAGTTGCTCACCGGGCAAGACTTCGCCACCGCGGGCGAAGTGCGCGTGTTCGGCGAACGGCCGGTCGAGAACGCCCGCATCCTGCAGAACATCTGCTTCATCAAAGAGAGCCAGCGCTACCCCGATGATTTCCGTCCGAAGCACGTCTTCCGCAGCGCGCCGTGGTTCTTCGAGAACTGGGATTCCGACTTCGCCGAGCGCTTGATCGACGACTTCCGGCTGCCGGTCGACCGCCGCATCAAGAAGCTCTCCCGCGGCCAGCTTTCGGCCGTCGGCGTGATCGTCGGGCTCGCCGCGCGCGCGCCACTCACCTTCTTCGACGAACCGTATCTGGGCCTTGACGCCGTTGCCAGACAGATCTTCTACGATCGCCTGCTCGAAGACTTCTCCGAGCATCCGCGCACCGTCATCCTCTCCACCCACCTGATCGACGAGGTGGCCAACCTGCTCGAACACGTTCTCGTGGTCGATCAGGGCCGCATCCTGATGGATGAGGACGCAGAAGAGATGCGTGGCTCCGCCACCACCGTCGTCGGCCAGCGCGCGGCGGTGGAAGCCTTCGTGGCCGGCCACGATGTGCTGCATCGCGACGGCATCGGGGGGCTCGCCTCCGTGACCGTCGGCACCCTCAACCCGGCCCAGCGGGCCGAGGCCGTCGCCGCCGGACTTGAGCTCTCCCCCGTGTCCCTCCAGCAACTGATCGTCCGCAGAACGAACGTCCAAGCGACAGAATTCGAGCAGAGCGCATGA
- a CDS encoding GntR family transcriptional regulator produces the protein MIEEGKPIFVQIAEQIENDIIDGAYPTETQVPSTNEFAAFYRINPATAGKGVNVLVDDGILYKKRGIGMFVADGARERLIAKRRDAFRTEYLRPLLAEAAKLGIDPGQLTEMITTEGIST, from the coding sequence ATGATCGAAGAAGGAAAGCCGATCTTCGTGCAGATCGCCGAACAGATCGAGAACGACATCATCGACGGCGCCTACCCCACCGAGACCCAGGTGCCCTCGACCAACGAGTTCGCGGCGTTCTATCGCATCAACCCCGCCACAGCCGGCAAAGGAGTCAACGTGCTGGTGGACGACGGGATTCTCTACAAGAAGAGGGGAATCGGCATGTTCGTCGCCGACGGCGCCCGCGAGCGCCTCATCGCGAAACGGCGCGACGCGTTTCGCACCGAATACCTCCGGCCGCTGCTCGCCGAAGCCGCCAAGCTCGGGATCGACCCTGGGCAACTCACCGAGATGATCACCACGGAAGGAATCAGCACATGA
- a CDS encoding amidase: MADLHELTALALWQELQSGRVSPRELAEHYLDRIERSNPELGAFVTVTREAALARADRVTAEVPRTAPLWGMPFGDKDLWMRAGVPTGFGSRLMAGFVPDSSDEIVETLDAAGGVSLGKTNAPEFGLPAYTESLAAPPARNPWNPELGAGGSSGGAAVAVASGMLPFAPGSDGGGSIRIPAAACGLVGLKPSRGLVPAGSGIGSLAGLVVDGPIARTTADAALLLDGMIAKRDGRINHHYTLRAPYDDDGPFLGTAIRGEGRFRLGVMTTSAWDDAYEIVVSPEARAALDVAVTAFAERGHGVEETALVPDPTYAPAFRTIWQAGAASIPAEGDAENLLEPLTRWLMHRGRALSARELSEALSALSAYERSMIDQLSSFDAVLTPALALTPRPVGWFDQEDGERNFEQQVQYTPFTSMLNVSGLPAIVLPVAQTMDGLPMGVQLIGRPGGERTLLSLAAQLERRIRWSLRYPPTW; encoded by the coding sequence ATGGCCGACCTTCATGAGCTGACCGCCCTCGCCCTCTGGCAGGAACTCCAGAGCGGACGGGTCTCGCCTCGCGAGCTCGCCGAGCACTACCTCGACCGGATCGAGCGGTCGAATCCCGAGCTCGGCGCATTCGTCACCGTCACGCGGGAGGCGGCGCTTGCCCGAGCGGACCGGGTGACCGCCGAGGTTCCCAGAACGGCGCCGCTCTGGGGCATGCCGTTCGGCGACAAAGATCTCTGGATGCGCGCCGGCGTTCCCACCGGCTTCGGCTCGCGCCTCATGGCGGGGTTCGTTCCCGACAGCTCCGACGAGATCGTCGAAACGCTCGACGCGGCCGGCGGGGTCAGCCTCGGAAAGACCAACGCGCCCGAGTTCGGCCTCCCCGCCTACACTGAGTCGCTCGCAGCGCCGCCGGCCCGAAACCCGTGGAACCCGGAACTCGGCGCCGGTGGGTCGAGTGGTGGCGCCGCGGTCGCCGTGGCGAGCGGGATGTTGCCCTTCGCGCCCGGGTCAGACGGCGGAGGGTCGATCCGTATTCCCGCCGCGGCATGCGGTCTCGTTGGGCTCAAGCCCTCCCGCGGGCTCGTGCCCGCCGGCAGCGGCATCGGCTCCCTCGCCGGTCTCGTCGTCGATGGCCCGATCGCCCGGACCACCGCCGACGCCGCGCTGCTGCTCGACGGGATGATCGCCAAACGCGACGGCCGCATCAACCACCACTACACGCTTCGTGCGCCCTACGACGACGACGGTCCCTTTCTCGGAACCGCGATCCGCGGCGAGGGCCGTTTCCGGCTGGGCGTGATGACGACCTCGGCCTGGGATGACGCCTACGAGATCGTCGTGTCGCCCGAGGCGCGCGCGGCCCTGGACGTCGCCGTGACGGCGTTCGCCGAACGTGGGCACGGCGTCGAGGAGACGGCTCTCGTTCCCGACCCGACGTATGCGCCCGCGTTCCGCACGATCTGGCAGGCGGGCGCGGCGAGCATCCCGGCCGAGGGCGACGCCGAGAACCTGCTCGAACCGCTCACCCGCTGGCTGATGCACCGTGGTCGAGCACTCTCCGCGCGCGAGCTGAGCGAGGCCCTCTCCGCCCTCAGCGCCTACGAACGCTCGATGATCGATCAGCTCTCCTCGTTCGACGCAGTACTGACCCCGGCTCTCGCGCTGACGCCGAGGCCGGTGGGCTGGTTCGACCAGGAGGACGGCGAACGCAACTTCGAGCAGCAGGTGCAATACACCCCCTTCACGTCGATGCTCAACGTCTCGGGGCTGCCGGCGATCGTGCTCCCGGTCGCGCAGACGATGGACGGGCTGCCGATGGGCGTGCAGCTGATCGGCCGGCCGGGCGGGGAGCGCACCCTGCTCTCGCTCGCCGCGCAGCTGGAGCGGCGCATCCGCTGGTCGCTGCGCTACCCGCCCACCTGGTGA
- a CDS encoding gamma-glutamyltransferase family protein — MGFTPPSPFTTRPTLEGTFGMSASTHWIATACSQSVLERGGNAFDAVTAAAFVLHVVEPHLNGPGGDMTAIFATADDPTPTVLAGQGPAPAGATREHYLAEGLELVPGSGALAAAVPGAVDAWLLLLRDHGTWELGDVLAYAIGYARDGHPLLGRVRATIAAVERLFTEHWPSSADRWLPDGRLPEVGEIVTNPAYAAVLERLVDSGAGAADRSSRIEAARTEWKTGPVATETAAFLSRPHRHSTGTDHAGVITAADFAAFSATYEPAATLEFRGHTIAKTGPWGQGPALLQTLAILDGFDDDHLDPSTAVGAHTILEAQKLAYADREAYYGEGNVPLATLLSPAYAAERRALIGDRASAEFRPGSVEGVTPFVPPLRTAYDLPDDGSAASARGIAGEPAVRPSGETRGDTCHIDVVDRWGNIVSATPSGGWLQSSPTIPALGFCLGSRLQMTWLEEGSPSTLSPGRRPRTTLTPTLVVRDGRPVVALGSPGGDQQDQWQLLYLLRTIVGGYTPQQAVDAPALHSTSVPGSFWPRTWEPAGAVVEDRLGDAVIADLEERGHVITRAGDWALGRLSSVGVDHRRGVLTAAANPRGAQGYAAGR, encoded by the coding sequence ATGGGTTTCACGCCGCCGTCACCGTTCACCACCCGCCCCACGCTCGAGGGCACCTTCGGGATGTCCGCATCCACGCATTGGATCGCCACCGCGTGCTCCCAGTCCGTTCTCGAACGGGGCGGCAACGCGTTCGACGCTGTCACGGCGGCCGCGTTCGTCCTCCACGTCGTGGAGCCGCACCTGAACGGGCCCGGCGGAGACATGACCGCCATTTTCGCGACCGCAGACGACCCTACCCCGACCGTGCTCGCCGGCCAGGGGCCGGCGCCGGCCGGAGCGACACGCGAGCACTACCTCGCCGAGGGTCTGGAGCTCGTTCCCGGATCGGGCGCGCTCGCTGCCGCGGTTCCCGGCGCGGTGGACGCGTGGCTGCTGCTCCTGCGCGACCACGGCACGTGGGAGCTGGGCGATGTGCTCGCATACGCGATCGGATACGCCCGCGACGGGCACCCGTTGCTCGGCCGGGTCCGCGCGACAATCGCCGCCGTCGAGCGCCTGTTCACCGAGCACTGGCCGAGCTCCGCCGACCGTTGGCTGCCGGACGGGCGGCTGCCGGAGGTCGGCGAGATCGTCACCAACCCGGCGTACGCGGCGGTGTTGGAGCGGCTCGTGGACTCGGGCGCCGGAGCCGCAGACCGCTCATCCAGGATCGAGGCCGCCCGCACGGAATGGAAGACCGGTCCCGTTGCCACCGAGACTGCCGCGTTCCTCTCCCGCCCACACCGCCACTCGACAGGGACCGATCATGCCGGTGTGATCACAGCCGCCGACTTCGCGGCGTTCAGCGCCACCTACGAGCCGGCCGCGACCCTGGAGTTCCGCGGTCACACGATCGCGAAGACCGGCCCGTGGGGGCAGGGGCCGGCCCTGCTGCAGACCCTGGCGATCCTCGACGGCTTCGACGACGACCATCTCGATCCGTCGACAGCGGTCGGCGCTCACACCATCCTGGAGGCGCAGAAGCTGGCATATGCCGACCGCGAGGCATACTACGGCGAGGGCAACGTTCCTCTCGCCACCTTGCTCTCTCCGGCCTACGCCGCCGAGCGCCGCGCCCTCATCGGCGATCGCGCCTCGGCGGAGTTCCGGCCGGGCTCCGTCGAAGGGGTGACGCCGTTCGTGCCGCCGCTTCGCACTGCCTACGACCTTCCCGACGACGGAAGTGCGGCCTCCGCCCGAGGCATCGCCGGTGAGCCGGCTGTGCGGCCCAGCGGCGAGACGCGGGGCGACACATGCCACATCGATGTCGTCGACCGCTGGGGCAACATCGTCTCGGCCACCCCGTCGGGCGGCTGGCTGCAGTCGTCGCCGACGATTCCCGCGCTCGGATTCTGTCTGGGATCTCGTCTGCAGATGACCTGGCTCGAGGAGGGGTCGCCGTCGACGCTGTCGCCGGGCCGACGCCCCCGGACGACGCTCACGCCGACGTTGGTCGTGAGGGACGGCCGTCCGGTCGTGGCCTTGGGCTCGCCCGGAGGCGACCAGCAGGACCAGTGGCAGCTGCTCTACCTGTTGCGGACCATCGTCGGCGGATACACGCCCCAGCAGGCCGTGGACGCACCGGCCCTGCATAGCACGTCCGTCCCTGGTTCTTTCTGGCCGCGCACCTGGGAGCCGGCGGGCGCCGTCGTCGAGGATCGCCTCGGCGACGCGGTGATCGCCGACCTGGAAGAGCGCGGGCATGTCATCACCCGCGCGGGAGACTGGGCGCTCGGTCGTCTCTCCTCGGTCGGCGTCGACCATCGCCGCGGCGTGCTGACCGCCGCGGCGAACCCCCGTGGTGCGCAGGGATACGCGGCCGGGCGCTAG
- a CDS encoding DUF1844 domain-containing protein — translation MSDTPEVHVYSETAEEAYDSAARDIAEVPAVEVITTTAVHLMSAAAVKCGLADDPAAQIDLDEARKLIDALAGLVTASAAHLGDQHARSLRDGLRSLQLAFREASPFPDEIGKGPGEKYTGPVN, via the coding sequence GTGAGCGACACACCCGAGGTGCACGTGTACAGCGAGACCGCCGAAGAGGCGTACGATTCGGCGGCGCGAGACATCGCCGAGGTCCCTGCCGTGGAGGTCATCACCACCACCGCCGTGCACCTGATGAGCGCCGCCGCCGTCAAATGCGGGCTGGCCGATGATCCGGCCGCGCAGATCGATCTCGACGAGGCGCGCAAACTCATCGACGCCCTCGCCGGCCTGGTCACCGCGAGCGCCGCCCACCTCGGGGATCAACACGCCCGCAGCCTGCGCGACGGGCTGCGCTCCCTGCAGCTCGCCTTCCGCGAGGCGTCGCCTTTCCCCGACGAGATCGGCAAAGGCCCCGGCGAGAAGTACACCGGACCGGTCAACTAG
- the infC gene encoding translation initiation factor IF-3, which translates to MARSEEKRISDPRTNDRIRVPEVRLVGPGGEQVGVVKIEVALRLAQEADLDLVEVAPNSKPPVAKIMDYGKFKYEAAQKAKEARRNQANTILKEVRFRLKIDKHDYETKRKRAEGFLKAGDKVKAMILFRGREQSRPDQGVRLLQRFAEDVAEFGTVESTPTIDGRNMVMVIGPLKNKSEAKAEANAQRAASKARAHAPADEPVAAADDSAQNDESSPAQATTEEK; encoded by the coding sequence ATCGCTAGATCAGAGGAGAAACGCATCAGCGATCCCCGTACCAATGACCGTATCCGCGTCCCGGAAGTTCGACTTGTCGGCCCTGGCGGAGAGCAGGTCGGCGTCGTCAAAATCGAGGTCGCCCTCCGTCTCGCGCAGGAAGCAGACCTGGATCTGGTTGAGGTTGCTCCCAACTCCAAGCCGCCTGTCGCGAAGATCATGGACTACGGCAAATTCAAGTACGAGGCTGCGCAGAAGGCGAAAGAGGCCCGGCGCAACCAGGCGAACACGATTCTCAAAGAGGTTCGTTTCCGCCTCAAAATCGATAAGCACGACTACGAGACCAAGCGCAAGCGCGCCGAAGGCTTCCTGAAGGCGGGCGACAAGGTCAAAGCCATGATCCTGTTCCGTGGTCGCGAGCAGTCGCGCCCCGACCAGGGCGTGCGCCTGCTGCAGCGATTCGCTGAAGATGTCGCCGAATTCGGCACCGTGGAATCCACCCCGACCATCGACGGTCGCAACATGGTCATGGTGATCGGCCCGCTGAAGAACAAGTCGGAGGCCAAAGCCGAGGCCAACGCACAACGTGCCGCCTCCAAGGCGCGGGCCCATGCCCCCGCCGACGAGCCGGTTGCTGCCGCAGACGACTCTGCGCAGAACGACGAGAGTTCGCCCGCCCAGGCGACGACCGAGGAGAAATAA
- the rpmI gene encoding 50S ribosomal protein L35 encodes MPKQKTHSGAKKRFKITGSGKVMKQQAGMRHNLEVKSSDRKRRLNQEQVVPEVDAKVIRRMLGK; translated from the coding sequence ATGCCCAAGCAGAAGACCCACTCCGGGGCCAAGAAGCGCTTCAAGATCACCGGCAGCGGCAAGGTCATGAAGCAGCAGGCCGGCATGCGCCACAACCTGGAGGTCAAGTCCAGCGACCGCAAGCGCCGCCTGAACCAGGAACAGGTCGTTCCCGAGGTGGATGCCAAAGTCATCCGCCGCATGCTCGGCAAGTAA
- the rplT gene encoding 50S ribosomal protein L20 encodes MARVKRAVNAHKKRRVILERAEGYRGQRSRLYRKAKEQVTHSLVYSYRDRRARKGDFRRLWIQRINAASRANGLTYNRLIQGLGLAGVEVDRRILAELAVNEPATFAALVQTAKKALPADTSAPKAAA; translated from the coding sequence ATGGCAAGAGTAAAAAGGGCGGTCAACGCCCACAAGAAGCGTCGGGTCATCCTTGAGCGTGCCGAGGGTTACCGCGGCCAGCGGTCGCGCCTGTACCGCAAGGCCAAGGAGCAGGTCACTCACTCGCTGGTCTACAGCTACCGTGACCGCCGTGCCCGCAAGGGTGACTTCCGTCGCCTGTGGATCCAGCGCATCAACGCCGCGAGCCGCGCGAACGGGCTCACCTACAACCGTCTGATCCAGGGTCTGGGTCTTGCCGGTGTCGAGGTCGACCGCCGCATCCTCGCCGAGCTGGCCGTCAACGAGCCCGCCACGTTCGCGGCGCTCGTCCAGACCGCCAAGAAGGCGCTGCCCGCCGACACCTCGGCCCCGAAGGCTGCTGCCTGA
- a CDS encoding TrmH family RNA methyltransferase, whose amino-acid sequence MLDNPRSPRVRAVAKLAKRSARSETGLFLLEGPQAVAEALAFRPELVVELYATPTALERYSDIAQTAVEAGVDVEFVTEQVLEVMADTVTPQGFVSVCRQFPTSIRDIFSGEPRLVAVLEEVRDPGNAGTIIRAADSAGADAVVLTGRTVDLYNPKVVRSTTGSLFHVPVAVGATLDDVVERAHAAGLQILAADIKGEDLLEARTDGQLARPTAWVFGNEARGLADDMLQLVDRVVTVPIYGRAESMNLATAASVCLYESAFAQRSAPASPLPAL is encoded by the coding sequence ATGCTCGATAATCCGCGTTCGCCCCGAGTTCGGGCCGTGGCCAAACTCGCCAAGCGCAGCGCCCGGTCGGAGACCGGGCTTTTTCTTTTGGAGGGTCCGCAGGCCGTCGCCGAGGCCCTGGCCTTCCGCCCGGAGCTGGTCGTGGAGCTCTATGCGACGCCGACTGCGCTCGAGCGCTACAGCGATATCGCCCAGACGGCGGTCGAGGCCGGCGTCGATGTCGAATTCGTCACCGAGCAGGTGCTGGAAGTGATGGCCGACACGGTCACACCCCAGGGGTTCGTCTCGGTCTGCCGTCAGTTCCCCACCTCCATCCGAGACATCTTCTCGGGTGAACCGCGCCTCGTCGCCGTTCTCGAGGAGGTGCGCGACCCCGGCAACGCTGGCACGATCATCCGGGCAGCCGACTCGGCGGGGGCGGATGCGGTGGTATTAACCGGCCGCACCGTCGACCTGTACAACCCCAAGGTGGTGCGCTCCACCACCGGTTCGCTGTTCCACGTTCCCGTCGCGGTCGGTGCCACCCTCGACGACGTTGTCGAGCGAGCGCATGCGGCCGGCCTGCAGATCCTCGCCGCCGACATCAAGGGCGAGGACCTTTTGGAGGCCCGCACCGACGGTCAGCTGGCGCGCCCGACCGCGTGGGTGTTCGGCAACGAAGCGCGCGGCCTCGCCGACGACATGCTGCAGCTGGTCGACCGTGTGGTCACGGTTCCCATCTACGGTCGGGCCGAGTCCATGAACCTGGCGACCGCCGCATCCGTCTGCCTTTACGAGTCGGCTTTCGCCCAGCGCTCCGCCCCCGCCTCGCCTCTCCCCGCCCTCTGA
- a CDS encoding DUF1772 domain-containing protein, with amino-acid sequence MGIVIIEAVALVLAGLLAGEELIVRYGVQPALTALEDRAHILARVALVKRLKVVVPIIMVPTVLAAAATLITAGTGDGLLWRWAGMAALVAFVLFSFLGTVPINMKVNDWDADAPPADWKAVVRRWQTIDVFRSSAAIVTFVCFTVALAVQLP; translated from the coding sequence ATGGGGATCGTCATCATCGAAGCTGTCGCTCTGGTGCTCGCAGGCCTCCTCGCCGGCGAAGAGCTGATCGTGCGCTACGGCGTGCAGCCCGCGCTCACCGCGCTCGAAGATCGGGCGCACATCCTCGCCCGCGTAGCCCTCGTCAAACGACTGAAAGTCGTGGTGCCGATCATCATGGTTCCGACCGTGCTGGCCGCCGCCGCCACTCTGATCACGGCTGGAACGGGCGACGGGCTGCTCTGGCGCTGGGCCGGCATGGCCGCCCTCGTCGCATTCGTTCTGTTCTCGTTCCTCGGAACCGTGCCGATCAACATGAAGGTCAACGACTGGGATGCCGACGCCCCGCCCGCCGACTGGAAAGCAGTCGTGCGCCGGTGGCAGACCATCGACGTCTTCCGCTCCTCGGCCGCGATCGTGACATTCGTGTGCTTCACCGTCGCCCTGGCCGTCCAACTCCCCTGA
- a CDS encoding TetR/AcrR family transcriptional regulator, translating into MNETRRRTGAETKAEAQMVALTLFGSQGYEATSMRQIAEALGINKASLYYHFAGKEEIVRSVFETRGSEVRDLLHWVEAEPDAPDLLERAVLRWIDSFSVDKLRGIRFVNANPRLLGGIDGASGARIGEGLEGVAAVLTVRESDPRRVLLVRMAFLSINAAVAAAAGTDIPDEVIVVAARDAALALMARLTQEH; encoded by the coding sequence ATGAATGAGACACGGCGGCGTACCGGCGCCGAGACCAAGGCCGAAGCCCAGATGGTTGCGCTGACACTCTTCGGCTCGCAGGGGTATGAGGCGACGTCGATGCGTCAGATCGCCGAAGCCCTGGGGATCAACAAGGCATCGCTCTACTACCACTTCGCGGGCAAGGAGGAGATCGTGCGCTCGGTCTTCGAGACGCGGGGGTCTGAGGTTCGCGACCTTCTCCACTGGGTCGAGGCGGAGCCGGACGCTCCCGACCTGCTGGAGCGTGCGGTGCTGCGGTGGATCGACTCCTTCTCGGTCGACAAGCTGCGTGGCATCCGGTTCGTCAATGCGAACCCGCGACTCCTCGGGGGCATCGACGGCGCATCCGGAGCCCGGATCGGGGAGGGGCTCGAGGGTGTGGCTGCCGTTCTGACGGTCAGGGAGAGCGACCCTCGACGGGTGCTCCTGGTGCGGATGGCCTTTCTCAGCATCAATGCCGCGGTTGCGGCGGCGGCCGGCACAGACATCCCCGATGAGGTCATCGTCGTGGCGGCGCGGGATGCGGCGCTGGCACTCATGGCGAGGCTCACCCAGGAACATTAA
- a CDS encoding ArsR/SmtB family transcription factor, whose translation MDALESIGDPVRRRFVELLARGELPAGSLAERAAVEFGISQPAASRHLRVLRETGLVTSRVEGKQRIYSLDRDRIEAAAVWFDEVRGFWSQRLDALETELARGVRRAAAADAVAVAETTTGRGREAS comes from the coding sequence ATGGATGCGTTGGAGTCGATCGGCGACCCGGTGCGACGCCGCTTCGTCGAGCTGCTCGCCCGGGGTGAGCTGCCCGCGGGGTCGCTCGCCGAACGCGCCGCGGTGGAATTCGGCATCAGCCAGCCGGCCGCATCCCGCCACCTGAGGGTGCTGCGCGAGACGGGTCTGGTCACCAGCAGAGTAGAGGGAAAACAGCGGATCTACTCGCTCGACCGCGACCGGATCGAGGCTGCGGCCGTGTGGTTCGACGAGGTGCGCGGATTCTGGTCGCAGCGCCTCGATGCTCTCGAGACCGAACTGGCCCGCGGCGTCAGGCGCGCGGCAGCGGCCGATGCGGTGGCAGTGGCAGAGACGACGACAGGCAGAGGACGGGAAGCATCGTGA
- a CDS encoding SRPBCC family protein, translating to MTIWGEIALDGARRTVTVEREFAASASELWSALTDPERLARWIGRYEAYEGGYRLRMGGPGVDAIVLGRVIDCEPERRIVIAWQFSRSGENEGETEVEVSVSSVGDDRSRLTLVHRRVQAVTASVYGAGWEDALTHLSREVGDERSSVGELGYVGGAADPAAFDAALDEYRRVEAALVPASTVRVEAGSGVHLERLLDAPMDAVWDVLTTPERIGRWLWPVVSWPDDPVRERPLRMGDMFRLGDANVPDGVHDMEVLALEPGRLISFAWGPDRSAVTIRLSETVEGTLFVLDQEAIPDVFGAGRMRSAPDFAAGWHSLVDGLTLLLNGLSVPETAALWEAAYEVYAEHDAGTGSSTSD from the coding sequence GTGACGATCTGGGGAGAGATCGCGCTGGACGGCGCGCGACGGACGGTGACCGTGGAACGGGAGTTCGCCGCATCCGCGTCGGAGCTCTGGAGCGCGCTCACCGACCCGGAGCGGCTCGCCCGCTGGATCGGCCGATACGAAGCCTATGAGGGTGGATACCGGCTGAGGATGGGCGGCCCCGGCGTCGATGCGATCGTGCTCGGACGGGTGATCGACTGCGAGCCGGAGCGCCGCATCGTGATCGCCTGGCAGTTCAGCCGTTCGGGTGAGAACGAAGGGGAGACCGAAGTCGAGGTGAGTGTGAGTTCCGTCGGGGACGATCGTTCGCGTCTCACCCTGGTGCATCGCCGAGTTCAGGCGGTCACCGCCTCGGTGTACGGCGCCGGCTGGGAGGATGCGCTCACGCACCTCTCCCGCGAGGTCGGCGACGAGCGGTCGTCGGTCGGCGAGCTCGGCTACGTCGGTGGGGCCGCCGACCCCGCTGCTTTCGATGCCGCGCTCGACGAGTATCGTCGCGTCGAGGCGGCCCTCGTGCCGGCCTCGACAGTTCGGGTGGAAGCGGGCTCTGGCGTGCATCTGGAACGCCTGCTCGACGCGCCCATGGACGCGGTGTGGGATGTGCTGACGACGCCCGAACGGATCGGCCGCTGGCTGTGGCCCGTCGTGAGCTGGCCGGACGATCCGGTGCGGGAGAGGCCGCTCCGGATGGGTGACATGTTCCGACTGGGTGACGCGAACGTGCCCGACGGAGTGCATGACATGGAGGTTCTCGCGCTCGAGCCCGGGCGACTGATCTCGTTCGCCTGGGGCCCTGACCGGTCGGCCGTGACGATCCGGCTGTCGGAGACGGTGGAGGGCACACTCTTCGTGCTCGACCAGGAGGCGATCCCCGATGTCTTCGGGGCGGGCAGGATGCGGTCGGCGCCCGATTTCGCGGCCGGATGGCACTCCCTCGTCGATGGCTTGACCCTGTTGCTCAACGGACTGAGCGTGCCGGAGACCGCCGCACTCTGGGAGGCCGCATACGAGGTGTACGCGGAACACGACGCCGGAACGGGTTCCTCCACAAGCGACTGA